From the bacterium genome, the window CACGCTATCGACTCTTGGAGACCGTCCGTCAGTACGGCCGTGGCCGGCTCATGGAATCTGGAGACGCAGCCGAAGTGCAGAGACGACACTACGACTGGTACTTGAATTTGGCGGACCGGGCGAATGCAGCGCTACGCGGATCGCAGCAAGTCACGTGGTTGGAGCGGCTGGAGAGCGAACACGATAATCTACGAGCCGCGCTTGAATGGAGCAAGATGGATGGTCGAGCACAAATGTGGTTGCGGCTGGCCGCAGCGCTGCATCAGTTCTGGTTCATGCGCGGTTACTTTTCCGAAGGACGTGAGTGGTTGGACGGTGCGTTGTCGGTCGATCAAGCGTCACGGGTGCCGGCGCGGGCGTGGGCGCTCTGTGGGGCGGGGATGTTTGCCTGGCGGCTGGGCGACGTCAAGGGTAGAACACTGCTTCAACAAAGCCTCGCCCTGTTCGAAGAATTGAAGGACCAGCGAGGTGCTGCATATGTCCTCCATCATCTGGCCCACGTGATGGAAGGCCAGGATGACTTCGGCGGGGCGATGGAAATGCTTGAACGGAGCGTAGCTCTGTTCAAGGAGGTCGAAGACAACTGGGGCGTCGGCTGGTCCCTCCTCTGCCTCGGGGATTCGATGCTCCTCCAGGGCAATGACGATCGTGGAGCAGCGTTCCTCGAACAAAGCCTGTTGCTCTGCCGGGATGTGGGAAGCCCACATACACTCGCGTATGTGCTCGCCAGTCTTGGAAAGATAGCGGATAGGCGAAGAGACTATGAGCGGGCCACTGCGCTGCTCGAGGAAAGCTACACCATGGCGCGGCAGGTGGGGGACAAGTATCATATCCCCAGCCTTTTGTGCGACCTCGCCTCAGTGTCGCTCGCTCAGGGGCACACTGAACGCGCACTCGCACTGTATAAGGAAAGTGTTACCCTGCGGCGAGAAGTCGGAGACAAACCGGGCCTTGTGGTTTCTCTTGAAGGCCTGGCAGGTGTGGCGTCTGCGCTGGGGGATCACGGAAGGGCTGCGCGGTTGTTCGGGGCCGCCGAAGCGCTCCGTGGCCCCGGTCTTAAGCGTTGGCCCGCGGATCCAATCGACCGGGATCGGCGTTTGGCTGCCACACGAACGGCACTGGGTGAGACATCTTTTAACGCCGCCGAGGCGGAAGGCCGAATGATGAGTCTCGAGACGATCATTGAATACGCACGGTCCGTGCCCGAGGCGCGCCGGGCAAACAACGTCGACTACGTAAAGCCCGCACCTGGGAAGCGAGCCGGTCTCCTTGCGCCTCGAGAACGGGAGGTTGCGGTTCTGATCGCAGACGGAAAGACCAATCGAGAAATCGCAGCTAGGCTGTCGATCGCAGAGAGCACTGCTGAGACCCACGTGCAGCATATCCTTAACAAACTAGGGTTCAACTCTCGGGCGCAGATTGCCGCCTGGGCTGGCGCGCACGGATTGCGCCCCCCCTCATCGTCTCCTTCCATCTTGCGATCCGATC encodes:
- a CDS encoding tetratricopeptide repeat protein, with amino-acid sequence MVRRPRKRVARRRVRSRPTRSTRQQSSLVPSLPTRLHNLPTQLTTFIGREREIAEIRCLLGTTRLLTLTGSGGCGKTRLALQVAADLLDEFPDGVRMVDFAPLSIPALVPQAVAAALEVSEQPKRSLQDTLADSLRCRTFLLLLDNCEHVLTSCANLALALLRDCSDLRILTTSREPLGIAGEIRWTVPALSLPDSGCPQAGQDLTKYEAVRLFRDRAVAVRPAFAITDSNARIVASLCGQLDGIPLAIEMAAAWVRVLTVEEILNRLSDRFHLLRSAGRATLSRHQTLKMAMDWSYESLPEPERLLLSRLSVFAGGWTLDAAETICSGTGVQRVTILSLLTHLVDTSLVVAETGGGAARYRLLETVRQYGRGRLMESGDAAEVQRRHYDWYLNLADRANAALRGSQQVTWLERLESEHDNLRAALEWSKMDGRAQMWLRLAAALHQFWFMRGYFSEGREWLDGALSVDQASRVPARAWALCGAGMFAWRLGDVKGRTLLQQSLALFEELKDQRGAAYVLHHLAHVMEGQDDFGGAMEMLERSVALFKEVEDNWGVGWSLLCLGDSMLLQGNDDRGAAFLEQSLLLCRDVGSPHTLAYVLASLGKIADRRRDYERATALLEESYTMARQVGDKYHIPSLLCDLASVSLAQGHTERALALYKESVTLRREVGDKPGLVVSLEGLAGVASALGDHGRAARLFGAAEALRGPGLKRWPADPIDRDRRLAATRTALGETSFNAAEAEGRMMSLETIIEYARSVPEARRANNVDYVKPAPGKRAGLLAPREREVAVLIADGKTNREIAARLSIAESTAETHVQHILNKLGFNSRAQIAAWAGAHGLRPPSSSPSILRSDR